A section of the Oryzias melastigma strain HK-1 linkage group LG14, ASM292280v2, whole genome shotgun sequence genome encodes:
- the zpld1a gene encoding zona pellucida-like domain-containing protein 1a isoform X1: protein MESIFFILLMFIKTLFAGAQFNGYNCDANFHSRFPAERDISVYCGVQTITLKVNFCPVLFSGYTDSDLALNGRHGDAHCRGFINNNTFPSVVIFSISLATLESCGNSLVVSTAQGPNAYGNLSLVQIGNISGFIDTPDPPNIISYLPSLLYKFSCSYPLEYLVNNTQLASSAAAISVKESNGTFISTLNLLLYNDSSYVQQLSIPMAGLTLKTRVFAAVKATNLDRRWNVLMDYCYTTPSGNPNDELRYDLFFSCEKDPQTTVFENGKSQMGRFAFEVFRFIKHKNQRMSTVFLHCVTKLCRADDCPMLIPICGSRKRRDSGDGKEPTPSSGNAVLTAGPIITRSEETPTNNSHLANLKAPAFQINTVTSLLISGVIILGILSACFLILSLTLLKGKDSPAIGGVGVRNPTFN, encoded by the exons ATggaaagtatattttttattcttttaatgtttattaagaCCCTTTTTGCTGGAGCTCAGTTCAACGGATACAACTGTGATGCCAACTTTCACAGCCGATTCCCCG CGGAGAGGGACATCAGCGTGTACTGCGGGGTGCAGACCATCACCCTCAAGGTCAACTTCTGCCCGGTTCTCTTCTCCGGCTACACGGACTCAGACCTGGCCCTCAACGGTCGCCACGGAGACGCACACTGTCGAGGATTTATTAACAACAACACCTTTCCCTCTGTGGTGATTTTTAGCATCAGTCTGGCAACGCTGGAGTCCTGTGGAAACTCTCTGGTG GTGTCCACTGCTCAAGGACCCAACGCTTACGGGAACCTGTCTCTTGTGCAGATTGGAAACATATCGGGATTCATCGACACACCCGACCCTCCGAATATAATCAGCTACCTGCCAAGTTTGCTTTACAAGTTTAGCTGCAGTTACCCTCTGGAATATCTGGTCAACAACACGCAGCTCGCCTC gtCGGCAGCTGCAATCTCAGTAAAGGAAAGCAACGGTACTTTCATCAGCACGCTGAACCTTCTGCTTTACAAC gACTCGTCGTATGTACAGCAGCTGTCTATCCCAATGGCAGGGCTGACTTTGAAGACAAGGGTGTTTGCAGCTGTGAAAGCCACAAATTTAGACAGGAG ATGGAACGTTCTAATGGACTACTGCTACACAACGCCTTCTGGAAACCCCAACGATGAGCTCCGCTATGACCTCTTTTTTAG CTGTGAAAAAGACCCCCAGACCACAGTCTTTGAGAATGGGAAGAGTCAAATGGGCCGGTTTGCCTTTGAAGTATTTCGTTTCATAAAGCACAAGAACCAAAGGATGTCTACCGTCTTCCTGCACTGTGTTACCAAGCTGTGTCGGGCCGACGATTGTCCCATGCTCATTCCA ATCTGTGGCAGCAGGAAAAGGAGGGATTCAGGTGATGGAAAAGAACCCACCCCTTCATCTGGGAATGCTGTTCTGACTGCAGGGCCCATCATCACACGGAGTG aaGAAACACCAACCAACAACTCTCACCTGG CAAACCTTAAAGCTCCAGCCTTCCAGATAAACACTGTGACAAGCTTGCTCATCTCAGGAGTAATCATTCTGGGCATCTTAAGCGCTTGCTTCCTCATCTTGTCCCTCACCCTCCTCAAAGGCAAGGACTCTCCAGCCATCGGTGGTGTTGGTGTCCGCAACCCAACTTTTAACTGA
- the zpld1a gene encoding zona pellucida-like domain-containing protein 1a isoform X2, which translates to MESIFFILLMFIKTLFAGAQFNGYNCDANFHSRFPAERDISVYCGVQTITLKVNFCPVLFSGYTDSDLALNGRHGDAHCRGFINNNTFPSVVIFSISLATLESCGNSLVIGNISGFIDTPDPPNIISYLPSLLYKFSCSYPLEYLVNNTQLASSAAAISVKESNGTFISTLNLLLYNDSSYVQQLSIPMAGLTLKTRVFAAVKATNLDRRWNVLMDYCYTTPSGNPNDELRYDLFFSCEKDPQTTVFENGKSQMGRFAFEVFRFIKHKNQRMSTVFLHCVTKLCRADDCPMLIPICGSRKRRDSGDGKEPTPSSGNAVLTAGPIITRSEETPTNNSHLANLKAPAFQINTVTSLLISGVIILGILSACFLILSLTLLKGKDSPAIGGVGVRNPTFN; encoded by the exons ATggaaagtatattttttattcttttaatgtttattaagaCCCTTTTTGCTGGAGCTCAGTTCAACGGATACAACTGTGATGCCAACTTTCACAGCCGATTCCCCG CGGAGAGGGACATCAGCGTGTACTGCGGGGTGCAGACCATCACCCTCAAGGTCAACTTCTGCCCGGTTCTCTTCTCCGGCTACACGGACTCAGACCTGGCCCTCAACGGTCGCCACGGAGACGCACACTGTCGAGGATTTATTAACAACAACACCTTTCCCTCTGTGGTGATTTTTAGCATCAGTCTGGCAACGCTGGAGTCCTGTGGAAACTCTCTGGTG ATTGGAAACATATCGGGATTCATCGACACACCCGACCCTCCGAATATAATCAGCTACCTGCCAAGTTTGCTTTACAAGTTTAGCTGCAGTTACCCTCTGGAATATCTGGTCAACAACACGCAGCTCGCCTC gtCGGCAGCTGCAATCTCAGTAAAGGAAAGCAACGGTACTTTCATCAGCACGCTGAACCTTCTGCTTTACAAC gACTCGTCGTATGTACAGCAGCTGTCTATCCCAATGGCAGGGCTGACTTTGAAGACAAGGGTGTTTGCAGCTGTGAAAGCCACAAATTTAGACAGGAG ATGGAACGTTCTAATGGACTACTGCTACACAACGCCTTCTGGAAACCCCAACGATGAGCTCCGCTATGACCTCTTTTTTAG CTGTGAAAAAGACCCCCAGACCACAGTCTTTGAGAATGGGAAGAGTCAAATGGGCCGGTTTGCCTTTGAAGTATTTCGTTTCATAAAGCACAAGAACCAAAGGATGTCTACCGTCTTCCTGCACTGTGTTACCAAGCTGTGTCGGGCCGACGATTGTCCCATGCTCATTCCA ATCTGTGGCAGCAGGAAAAGGAGGGATTCAGGTGATGGAAAAGAACCCACCCCTTCATCTGGGAATGCTGTTCTGACTGCAGGGCCCATCATCACACGGAGTG aaGAAACACCAACCAACAACTCTCACCTGG CAAACCTTAAAGCTCCAGCCTTCCAGATAAACACTGTGACAAGCTTGCTCATCTCAGGAGTAATCATTCTGGGCATCTTAAGCGCTTGCTTCCTCATCTTGTCCCTCACCCTCCTCAAAGGCAAGGACTCTCCAGCCATCGGTGGTGTTGGTGTCCGCAACCCAACTTTTAACTGA